AGCTTAAAAATTCACACAAGCCTCAGTATTTATTGGTGTTCATTGTGaaaaatatttcatttaggcaatctgtatggacaaactccaatatactttcaatagaatcaactagacagtcagactcaatctttagaaatatatccaagagttgtatctctatttcttaatgtaatcagcaaatcaaacagatagaaattcgtgaatctgattaatataagaaacaacttggacggtatcaaaaaccaatatcatcAACCACATATTGTTACATTAAGACTCAAATAAAGAAGCTCGCCCATAGTTGCAAGCCCGATTACTTCGAACTCCTTATCAAATACACCATGACCATAGCTTGATGACTCTTTACTCCAACTCTCTAGATCTTGTTTTTCTTCAGTTTATTAAAAGACCATATATCTACTGAGTCGGGATAAACATAAACAACAGACAACCAACCTCCCATAACTAATGACTTTTTGTTTACGATACTCATCATTCACATCACAATTAAAAGGTAATGTGGTGTCTGGTGATTTCTATACTGAACTTACTGCAatgtgttctttcttttgttaATGAAAATCCGAAGAGGAAAAATCAACCATATATATTGAACTTATTGTTGTTTGCTCGCTTGTTTATTTCTAGTGATACCTCTCACTGGTAAGGAGAAtgtattaattttaattttttgttttattttgaattGTGTTCCCAATTTAAAAATAAGTATTTCTCTTTATTATAAACTTTgagaacaaaaaaaagaaactcaattaattaacgtGTGTGTTCGAAAAAAATAATGCTCActaaaaatatttttcatttagCAGATGCTGGTTTGTCGCCTTTTTcaaccaataagaatcaaggattccAGCACTAGTTGTAATAATATTACCAGGGCAGTAGGGTTATCAACTTATTGTGGTCTTGTCTCGATCTCTCGGTTTTGTACGCTAACATATGAATTAATGGTACAAGATGTGTCAATTAGTTCATCTCCCTGTATGGAGCTGGAGGTAAGTTTCTAATCACCTGCTAATTTATATCCCGTGGGTTACAGTTttatattatattgtttatcttttttcACTTCAACTTCTCCAATATGGTGTTTCTCAATTAACTCCAGTTTATTCTCAATTGATTTcctcatttcattttttttcctaatatacaaaaaatatattaacaTGTAAGACCGACTATATGGAGTCCGATTTTGTGCATACTCCTTAAAGATTGTGCACATATCAATTTAATCTCCATCATCGATTTTTTAGGGAGTTATGTAGCTAAGGTTGACGCATGGAGGGTAATGGGGCCATCAGTTATATAAATAACTTGACATGTCAAATATACACTTTTTAGAAGAATGTGCACATAAGTAATATCGGTTACTCAGAGTTATATCCCAAACTCTTACTTGATTTGCTTTTTCATGAATGGAATGGAAACTTCCAAGACACCAGCCACAAAGCAGTCTTGTTTTCGTTGTGCTGATTTCGCACCATTTTTCTCCTCAATATCTTCTCATGATTTTTTATATCTCATACTACATGTCTAGAATATAATTTACTATGTAAATATTATTCGGAACATGGTAAGTATCACAGGTTTAAGCTATCCAAATgcaacaaccaaccttgacaacgACATTATGCTCCTCGGTACAGTCTCGGTCAATTCGCACTTAGCCAATTTCTGTTCTTCTTGACTAAAAATCTATTCAGGCCATACTAAATAGAGGTTCTGCTTACAATCATTCAAGCCACCATATCAGCCACACACAGTCCACTTGTTGCATACAATATTAAGCTAAATAAAGGGATAAATGCACCAACAGAATTTAGCTTTAATCTCCGCTGAATCCTTATTATTACTGCACAATTAGGATTACATAAACTCTCCTTGTTCCGGAAACccaaaccttcatgagatcaagcttTTATATCCTTACAAAAGATATACACACATAACTGACTAGGAGTTACAGATTTGCTTTACACAAGGCAGTTGGCCAACCGTGACAACTTTCCTAACTTCTTTCCTAAAGCCACAAAGGCAGTTACTAGACTTTAGAAAGCATAAAGCAAACACCAACTCGTGTAACCAACTCTTGACCATCAACGACATTTTCCTGGCACATGTCTCTAGCCTTGTTGCGCTATGATAGCTTAAACCATCCAAAATACAATTATCATTGATGTGCATCATTCCCCCAATGATGAAAGTCTGCATATGCAAGTCATGCTTGAATCCCTGTATGCCTCATGCACACATGCTATGTGCCAAACTCTTTTGGCACCTATTGGATTTGGTGCTAATCTCACATCTTCAGGCCATGTCCAAACCCTGTTTGGCCCATACCTTGGCCTATCTTGCAACTCTAAATGCACCATGCATTTCTAGCCAATCCCACGTTGCAAATAATTCACCATCTTAACGCTTTATTACTAGGCTGCATGACCGACAGGTCATAGTAAGTACATTAAGCTAGTGATAATATTTTGTCATTTATTTACTTATAAAACCAAATGCCAATCATACATACAATAATATAATTTGGTCCCATATGTAGCAACGTTGTGTCGGTGGCACAGTGAGATAAAAGCTTGGTCTGGTGCGGAAGCTTTAGCGTATAGGATAAAATCTATTATTAACCGACTTTGGCACTACTTTAGAATAAAATAtatctaagaaaataaaataatatatttggGTGAGGATTGAATTCTTGTCCAAGTATTTTTTTTTCCCTTCCTCACCGCTACGCTCAAGTTAGCGATATAGAAATTAGGTTTGGTTCGACTAAGCTTTCTTTGTCGGGTTTGGTTAGCtttattttgttatgttttagccaAATTCAATGGGTTTTCATTTTTTAGCAATATAGAAATTCGGCTATTAACTTTTTTAGCTAGTTACTTTGTGTCTATCTGAATTCAgcggttttttattttattaaaaggaACATAGAGGTTTTGGGTAATTTCTATCCGGTCGAAATTAATGATTTGAACAACATAGAGGTATCCTGCTACGTTTTAGCTAATTAGTTCTGCCTTATCGGACCACGagtttgattaattttttgtttCTCCTATCTGAACCCAATAAAAGAATACGAAAAGATTAGAAAAAATAATGCTAATAATAATAGAAAATTACaggggtttactcaataaatactttttcttatttccaGACTTTaatagatttccaaaatattgtaTTACTGGTTGTATACTTTAGAAAACTCCTTGTAAGTATATGTTACTCGTTATATACTTGTAGAATCTCGTTCAAAGTTTGTGGTACTAGTTATAAACAGGAAAATTTAAAGACTTTGCATACTTACCAATTTTTAAGGCTTTGAATGACATTTATGTGCATTTTTGCCTTAGAGAAAGTcttgcaaaatatgaaaagattTTGGGAGACTTCTACAAAATTTAAAACttcatattattttttattttttttgatattatttgtttttatttgaaGTTGATGCAAGCGCTTGCACGTATACTCTAGATCCATTTCTCTCTGTCTCTATTTTTTAATTATATCCTAAatgcgatatatatatatatataatatgtgATACAtatgatacaatcaaacttttttggttttgttatttGTTGAAATGAAAATTTCCGTTAATGGCTAAAGTGTATAGATTATGATTACTGCTCAATTTAATTTGCAATCAACGTTTTTCAAGAATTGTTTTTGATAAGATAAATTTTATAGAATTCTACAAATATCTAGATTGGTCATGCTTGCTTGTTATACAACTCTCTAGAAATCTTGTTTTCATAACGTTTTAGAACTCTACAAACAGTGGCGGAACCAGAAAATGAATGTTGGAGTGGCTTGAAAACAAATCGGTTTGACTTGGGTTGGCTTAAGCCTAGTGTTTAGGCTTGATTTTGAAcggttttttgggaccatggtttttttggggggccATGGTTCCAATTTTAGGAGAACATTTAGAAGTAAAGTGAAGCCACCCCTTATCCACATATTTCAGTTATGACCAAAATgcctttatattatttatttatttttaaaaataaatatttttttaaaaaataaaaattatttgttttttaaaagtatttttttttagaatttttttttcaatttttttattagctttggtTCCTAGATGTTCTTGTACAATCCAACCACTTACTCGTCTCTCATCAAAACCAATTTCCTTGTTCTGTTCAGATTGACATTCTAAAATATCTAATTCGGAATACGTCTGTACAGTCCACATATAGATCTCGGATTGATCTCACGGATTGAATTTGAAGCTCAATCAtggtattttttccctgtaaattTCATAGATTTCgtgatgaatttttcataaaacaaCATCACAGAGTTTCAGATTTGTAGAGATTCTTCAATTTacagattttaaaaaaaaaagttataaagAGAGTTTACAGGATTTCATTTGATGTATAGATTGGAAATATTATATTGATTGATGTTGTTGTCTGAGGGTTTGGATTTAACAGAGTGATGATGAATTTTGGAGTAACACAGAAAGGAGGTGGTTCAGGGTTTCCTGTAATGCCTAAATCACTCGCATCAATTGTAGTTTCAGTTGGTGGATTAGCTTTGTTTGTCATTTTTGCTTCATGGCTTTTGATATCTAACCCTGCTAGTACTTCTGTTAATGGTTCTTCTTTATTCAGCATTAGTAATAATTCAACTAAATCTGGTTTCGATTCGTCGCCATTGGTAGGTCTTGACAATAACAATGAGACTGTTACTTTGCTTACTCAGAAACCACCTTCAGATAGTGTTGATGATGAGAAATTACCCTCGATTAGTTCTGAtaaaaatccgcggttaatccgcaaccggcccgcacaatccgcggatgtaaaatccgcgggtgattgggccggtcacggtttgattttccaaatccgcaactttgacggtttggttgcgggtgacccctaatccgcaaccgtccgtccgttgcacacccgtAGATAGCATGACAACGCAAAAACTCAAGTCTGAAACAAAGGCATAAGCAAGAAAAGATACAGAATCCAAATGTTGTACACCCAACATGCCGTTAGAACGAATAAAGTCTGATGATTAAGAAAACGAATGATAACCCTGGTTTGAGATAATCTTATCTGCTACAAAGTTTCTCATACCTAATGACATCACACTAAAAATTGGTTTATAATCCGAGAGAagtaaacaacaaaaacaaacattTTGTCTCTCTTTTTAATAACAAAATCTTATGTTAAGTCTCTAGCCTGATTTGGTCACTCTTCGGAAGTTTTCAGAAAACAAATTCCTAGAGACAGCATACGAAGCACATATTCATATAAAGGACAAAGAAATTCTTGAACTGGACAAATTGCCAATCAGACTTGACAGTTTTCCTTTGACACGGTCACACAGGTAACAAGTGACCACAAGCCTGAGCATGTTCCTCTAAGTCATACTATTTGGCAGAAACCATGTTCTTCACCATTAGGTGGTCAGTACACGGTCGCACCTACATGATAAAATCGATTCTGCTGGTAACCTCAAGAAGATGTCATCGTGAAACTCTTCGGGAAGATTTAACAACAGAGATGTTAAATCTGATGCCCTTGGCATCTAACTTCAGCCTGATTAGGCCACTCTTCACAAATTTGTTCAGGAAAGGAGGCAATTGCCAAAACTGATGGCCCGGCATATCATAACTCTGAAAGATGCTCATCCGCATTTATTGTAAGTCTAGCTTTTCATTCTGTAGTGAGCCTATGTGTAGTATATCAGAAATATGTCATAACATTACTCAAAGCATACAGTGGAATTGAATTCCAAGTACTCAAAACTACCTGCAGATGTATGGTGGAAAGTCATTTTTTTGCTGTGATGAAACCACGCCAACTCATCCTTCTAATGCAACGGTTAGGCCGTTATAGTTATCGTTTCCTTTTTTACATGTAATTGAATTTTATCTCCATTTGAATTCATGTTTATTTCAAAACACATTCATAGGAATTTTCATCATTTGCTCACTCTCATTTTCTCAAATATGATCTCAAAAAGCTTGTTGATTCTGGTGACAACTTAAATTTATATGCACTCCCAAAGGACCTtaattgcaaaagaagaagaggCTCATGCTTCAAagtaaaaaaacaagaagaagaagcagaggAGTCGGGGAAGTACAAACTGAATCCAGACAATTATGTCCACAAAACAATGATTGGTTAAAAACGTAGAGAAGCATAAGCAATGTTATTACTCTACTGATTCGACTTGAAGCAAATAATATATTGTAGCAGCAGCAGCCGTTTAAGGGCGGAGGAAGGACCAGTGGTATGCAAGTAAGAAAATCAGCAGGAAACTGAAGACAAGTATCACCAGTTTTTCTAGTGCTAAGCAGGAAACAGGAAAAAGGAGAGGTTAAGGTAGGCTACCTAAGACAGATGTTAAATCTAAGCAAGTGGTTGGAGCGCTTAAGATTAATTCGGCAGTTTTAACTTCTAGGAAAACCGTCTAAGATGCTGGTGATCCAAACTAAGTTGCAGTTAAGATGATGCTGGTAAATCAAGATAAAACAGAGCAGTGTTATCCAAAATAATTTGCATTTCTGATGATCACTTCCAGGAACAACATTCTTCTTCCTGCATCGTTGAATACCCGAAGAATTCTACTTTTCTTATTGTCTTTTGTTTGATCAACGAGAAATTGATCAACGATATGACAAAGACCTAAAGAAGAATTACTGAAGGTGTAAGGCTTTCAAACAGGAGAAAATACGATCAAGACAATATCTGAAGACTTACTAAGCTGAGCAGCTTTCATCATGAGTCTGGTTCTACTTTTAGAAAATAGTAGGGTTTTGAGGAAGGGGGCCCTGTGTCTCCCTGGCTACCTATTCTTTGTTTGTCTGAGTTTTCTTTATAACTTATTCATGGCAAAATAAAGCTCGTTTTGGGGGATAACATAGACATGGAATAACTTGATTCTGTGGAAAAGCTAAAGTCTGTCAGAAAATCTTTGGCAGATTTGGAAAAATGAGTGCAACTTCACCGGAAGCTAATTCTACTGCACCAGTACTAGTTGAAGTTGGACTGGGACTATTGCAGAAACTATGTCGAGGAAGACCAGTTGGAATGTAGATAGAATAAGAAACACTAGAGCAGCATAATCCTACTAGTGATAGTAATACAGTGGTTGAAAATAGTAGAAGGAAACAGCATTGTTTCAGAAAGAAAGCATGGaaggtaaaaataaaaaatgtaatCATGCCAACCATCATAAGCTAAAGAAAGCAACAAAATTGTATCATATCTAGATGTGCAGGAAAAGTTATGTTAAAGCTTTTCTCTGACACAAGCTGAGAGCAATGTGAATTTTAGTTTGGAACATAAAAGGAAGTTTCAGTTATCTTATACTCATAACATAAAAAATAGAATACTAGTTAGGGTACtgattttcatcatatacatTGAAGTTAATAATACTTACCTACATAGGATTCCCTTCATATACTACTGACTCTGATATGTCCTCCTCTGATCTTTAAGCAAATTCAATCATCTGTATGACATTTTCCCTCGTACCCTTCAATGAGATGAAGCTATTCACGTGTAAGATTGGATAGTACATTGGAGGAGTATCTTCCAGCACATCCATATGTTCTGCATCTTCATCAAAGAGACAAATAACTTCACGACTCCACAAACAAAGAAATTGGCCAACATCTGTAAGAGCAAAAGATGTGAAAAAAACATTCTCTTTTTCAATACAGAACTCTTCAATCCAACTCCTTAGAACCTGTTTTTCTTCGGTTTTCTTAAATGACCATAGCTCCACACTATCAAGATAAAATTTAAGAACACATAACCAGCCTCCCAATACTACCAACTCCTGGCGGCTTTCATAAGTCTCTCCATCTGCAATGTAATCTGATTTTGTAACCATATGAAACTTTTCACTTTCCAAACTGAAACCCCATACTACTCCTTCCTTATCCAGCCAATGAAGGGCTCCGTCTAAAAATGCACCAGGTTGTGAAAATACAAGTGCATGAGTAATAGTCTCCTTGTTTACCCAACCACTACCACTACCAAGAGTGTAGACCTGAACTTGCCCAATAGATTGTTCATTGTTTTCCGTTTTAGAATAAGCAATCCGAACAACCTTATACTCATTAGCAGTCGAATCATAACCAAATCCAGACACCAAACAGCTTGTCAACTCGGGTGATTCATTTTCCGGAAGATAAACACACTCTCTAGTAACAGGATTGCATACATACAATACTTCCTTGTAACAAACGTTTCTAAGTATGCATATTAAGCCATTGCAACTACCAATTAACATATCAAGCATTTCTAAATCATAATGTTTAATTCTATTAGTAGAAATCACTCCATCTTTTAACTCTTTATATACCATTGAATATACTTCTTCTTCTGGTGTTCTTAGAAGACCTACTAGGAACCCAATCTTAGGACTATCCTTATTCTCTTCATCATTATCAGTAGAAGAAGAAGGGTAATATTTTTCCAGAGTAAAATGTTGAAATTGTAataattgatgaaatagatgttTCTCTGCAAAATCCTTACCATTAATAGTAGAAAACCAATACTTCGAAACCATTTTACATTCTAACACATCTGTTACTGATAACCTAGAAATGATTTCTCCTAAAATCAAATCGTCGGGTAAATCagatttaggttttttcttagcagataaagaagaagaagatgaatatgacaGATCCATAATACCTTAGTAATGAGATCCAAACTCCGATGTTGCGAATTTTCCCTTTCCCAAATCGATTTCCCCTTTCACAGCAATTTTCGATATTTCTTCTCTGGGTTTAACAAAGAGGAGGAATGAGAAACGGAGACATAGTAGCGCATTTAAACGGACGGGCCCGACGGGCCATGTAGCTCGTGCGAAGTGGATAGGGCTGTAAGAGGGGCAAGCTAACTCCTAGGATGCATGAACATGTTTGGGAAATAGTGATGCCCACTTGAATTAGGTACCCGTTTTTtgtttaaaaatctaaaaacttacTATTTCTTTCTAGATTGAAATAGAGAATTTACTACAGAAAAGAATGTATGGAAGAATTAACGGAGAGGTggatagaaaaaataaaaacaaagaaaattacaTAGAAATTAGATCCCAATTATAGATAGTAAAGATAATATTATGTACGAAAGCATATATCAACGCTTTAATCAAGGATTTTGCATCAATGCTCAAAAATTTATCTGTTTTATAAGTGGTGAATTGCTTCATTAATTCGAGAtcgttcttttttttcctttcggGATACCCATATCACAATGGACGGAATTAAATCCCACAACATCGTTTCCGACCTGAAATCCATTATGCCGATACTTTGGCCAAGTAGTATATGTATCAGCTAAACTCTGATCCCAGTTTGAAGAACTTATCACCAATCAAATATAAAAAAGggttattttgcgtttcctcccttCCTAAGATGACTAATAAGCGTTTCCTCCCTAAATAGATCAAAATTACTACTTCTCCCATCGTTAGGTATTCCATCCATTGCCTAGTTAGCTGACTCATCAACAATGCGCATGTGGTATAgacaaaaatatttatttaaaaATGTTCGAACTACTCTCACTTGATAGACATGCTTCTTCATCGTCACCTCTACAGAAGCCGGCGAGATCTTTACCATGAACCAGAAAAAGAATGGAGAATCAAAAATTTTGATTTGTGGTCGTCATTGAAATGGAGAAATCAAAGAAGGGTTGTAAAAAAGAACCCTTTGAATCGAAAACCAAACTCCACATTCCAACAATTCATCTTCGCCCCTCAAGCCATTCCTCGGAACAATTTCGATCAATCCTCAATCCGAGTTGACCCCATCGGTCACAACTTCAATCAATATTTAAATCCTCAATACCAACGACCAACAAACATCAAATTCACCAAATTCAATTTCTCGATCTCCAATTCGACTCAAACCCTAGACAAAACCATCAAACCCAGAtatacccaaatcaatctcaacacCAAACCCAGATTGTTTATCTGCAACTTCATATAACAATCAAACACAGGTTCGATGGTCATTTCAAGGGTTTAAGTAGAAGAATAGGTAGTGAATTAGTGTTGGGGTCGTGTTTTGATTTCTAATTAGATGTGAAACAAGCGAGAAATTGGATAAAGAATCTATCGAGTCTACCATTGaagatattttgactttgggtcacaaAAAGTGACCAGATTTACGTTTGGGTCACAAATAACTtttaatt
This genomic window from Papaver somniferum cultivar HN1 unplaced genomic scaffold, ASM357369v1 unplaced-scaffold_15, whole genome shotgun sequence contains:
- the LOC113335645 gene encoding F-box protein At3g07870-like → MDLSYSSSSSLSAKKKPKSDLPDDLILGEIISRLSVTDVLECKMVSKYWFSTINGKDFAEKHLFHQLLQFQHFTLEKYYPSSSTDNDEENKDSPKIGFLVGLLRTPEEEVYSMVYKELKDGVISTNRIKHYDLEMLDMLIGSCNGLICILRNVCYKEVLYVCNPVTRECVYLPENESPELTSCLVSGFGYDSTANEYKVVRIAYSKTENNEQSIGQVQVYTLGSGSGWVNKETITHALVFSQPGAFLDGALHWLDKEGVVWGFSLESEKFHMVTKSDYIADGETYESRQELVVLGGWLCVLKFYLDSVELWSFKKTEEKQVLRSWIEEFCIEKENVFFTSFALTDVGQFLCLWSREVICLFDEDAEHMDVLEDTPPMYYPILHVNSFISLKGTRENVIQMIEFA